A window of Limosilactobacillus sp. WILCCON 0051 genomic DNA:
TCATCAACCGTATACTTAGGTTCAAGCAGTTGGTAGTCGACGAATTCCAGCGACAGTTTGCCTTGGAAGTCATCGATTGGCATGATGTCGTTAAACATTTCCCGCAGACCTTTTTCCATAAACCAGTTATAGGAATCGGTCTGGATTTCAATCAAGTTAGGCAGGTCCAGTACTTCCTTGATACGGGAGTAACTGCGACGCGTACGGTGCTTACCGTATTTTACTAAATGTCCGGCCAAACTATTCACCTCTCAAATTTGTTGGGCAAGCTCATTTAAATTTGTAATATTACATTTTGATTACAAATCATCAAAATTCCTGCTTTTGGGCAAAAAAAATCCAAAAACAGCTGGGTGCTGTCTTTGGTTTTTATAAAGAATCCCATGGACAAGAGATCACGGAACTCAAATGAACTCGCAATTACATACACCGATTATCATACGCGTTTGCTAATTCATTGTCAATATTTTATTTTTCACTGGTCGTTGCCGAAACCGTCAAACCGCGTAAAATGCAGCTCAAAATCAGCTTGGTACGCTGCTCTTCAGAGATGGCATGGCCGCCAATTGGCTGAAATGATTTAAAGATCGGCGACAGATCAGCAATAAACAATTCCGCCGCTTCTTTAGGCAACAAATCCGGCCGCAGACGCACTTCAGGAAGTTTAAAGAAATCAGCAATCGGTTCAAGGTAATCCATCGTAAACAGCATGTCCAGTTTGCGCTGAGCACTTTCGGAAAGCTCTCTTTTGGCTTCTTGATACTGATCGTAGACGTTGAGCGGATGATGCTTTCTCAATACTTCAGTAATTCCATACAGTCGTTCTTCTGGATCAATCTGCTGTTTGCGCATAACCTTGTTGATATCCTGGCGAACCTTACTGCATAGATTGGTTAAAACAGCCAGGTACAAAACTTCCTTATCATTAAAGTGGTGGTACAAAGCTGGCTGAGTAATGCCGATCTGCTTGGCGATATCTCTGGTCGAGGCACCAGAAAAGCCTTTTTGCAAAAACAGTGTAGTAGCGGTTTTTAAAATTGCTTGGCGAGTTTTTGCCAATTGTTCTGCTCGTTTCATGCTCTATCGATTCTCCCTTATCGGTTTCCCATATTAGTCAAAAATAATTCTCACACGAAAACCCAGTTCTTGCAAGCTTGGGTTACTAATTCGCCAAAAATAAAAGTCATTAAATCTCATTTCATTAAATGATGATTCAATGACTAATAAAATTTATCTATCAGGTTATTTATCGAAACCAGCAGAATTTTAAGGCAGGGCAATCAATTCAGGCTTGGCATCCCCGCGTTTGTCCTTTAGCGTAATCTTGCCCTGATGCGAACCAATCACGACTTCATCACCAGTTTGGACTGCCCCGGCCAGCAATGCCTCGCTCAATGGATCCTCAACCAGATTCTGCAGTGAGCGTCGCAACGGCCGCGCGCCATATTCAGGATCATAGCCGGCTTTGGCAATCACATCGATCGCGCCTGGCGTAAAGCGTACCTTGATATCACGCTCAGCCATCCGCTGTTTGACTTTGTTGGCCAGGAGCTTAACGATCTGATGCAGCTCTTTTGGATTCAAGGAGTGGAAGATGATCGTTTCATCAATACGATTGAGAAATTCTGGCCGGAAGTGCAGTTTCAGCTGCTGCTTGATGGCGGCTGACATGGCCTGATAATCCGTCGTCATGTCGGCAGCCCCAAAGCCAACTGTTTTTTCATCCTGCAGCTGAGTGGCTCCAAGATTAGAAGTCATAATCAAAATCGTATTGCGGAAGTCAACGCGCCGTCCTTTTGAATCCGTCAGATAGCCATCATCCAGTACCTGCAGCAATAGGTTAAATACGTCGGGGTGCGCTTTTTCGGCTTCATCAAGCAGCACGACGCTATATGGATGCTGACGAACCTTTTCCGTCAGCTGACCACCCTCATCATAACCAACATAGCCAGGAGCCGCCCCAATCAAGCGACTGACGCTGTACTTTTCCATATACTCAGACATATCGACACGAATCATATTGCTTTCCGAACCAAACATTGCTTCAGCCAGCGCCTTAGCTAATTCCGTCTTCCCGACACCGGTTGGCCCCAGAAACATAAATGAGCCAATTGGCCGATTAGGATCCTTAAGACCACTGCGCGCTCGACGAATTGAACGGGCAATTGCCGAAACTGCCTCATCCTGACCAATCACGCGTTGATGCAGGACTCGTTCCAGATTGATCAGCCGGTCGCTTTCCGTCTTCTGCAGCTGAGTCAGCGGTACACCCGTCCATTCTGCCACCACTTTAGCAATGTCTTCACCGGTAACGTGCAGCTGATATTGATCAGCCTGCTTTTGTCGCTGTTCCTCTTCTTGTGCCAGTCGCGCCTTGATGGTCAGTTCAGCCTGCCTGAGCTGGGCCGCGCGATCAAAGTCCTGCTGCTCAATGGCCTGTTCTTTTTCCTCGCCTAGTTTGCGCAGCTGAGCCTGTTCGTTTGCCAGTGGTGAGGACTGTTCTTCAGCTTCGATGCGTACCATGGCCGCTGCCTCATCCATCAAATCAATAGCCTTATCTGGCAGAAAACGGCTCGTCAAATAGCGCGTTGACAGCTTAACGGCAGCTTCCAAGGCTTCATCATCGATTTTGACGTGATGATGCTCTTCATATTTAGGCCGCAAACCTTTTAGAATCGCCAGCGCATCCTCAGCGGTCGGCTCTTCAACTTGAACCGTTGCAAAGCGCCGTTCCAAAGCTGCGTCTGATTCAATGTATTTTTGATACTCATCCAGCGTCGTTGCGCCAATCGTCTGCAGCTCACCACGGGCCAGCGCTGGCTTTAAGATATTTGAGGCATCAATCGCCCCTTCTGCACCACCAGCTCCAACCAGAGTATGCAGTTCATCGATAAAAAGAATTACATGGCCATCATGATAGATTTCATTGATGATTTTTTTCAAACGGTCCTCAAACTCACCGCGATACTTGGTGCCCGCAACCAGCGAACCCATATCCAGCATCATCAATCGCTTATCAGCCAGTTCTTCAGGCACCCGACCAGCTACGATGCGTTCGGCCAAGCCTTCTGCAATCGCGGTTTTGCCGACCCCTGGCTCACCAATCAGCACCGGATTGTTTTTAGTCCGACGACTGAGGATCTGAATTACCCGCTTGATTTCACGATCGCGGCCAACTACGGGATCCATGCCATCACTGCGCGCGATCTGTGTTAAATCACGGGCCAGCTTGTCCAGCGTCGGTGTTCCCTGAACCTCGCCGTCGCTGCCGTCATTTTCGCCAGGACGTCGCCGTGGTGCCCGCCGCTGTTGATTTTCTGCGATTCCTAAGCGCCGCAGCAAAATCCGACGTGCCTGTTTGGGATTAACGTCCAGATTGCTTAAGATTCGTGATGATAGGATTGCATCATCACTCAGCAGGGCTAACAGCAGATGCTCGGTGCCAATTTGAGGAGCCTGTAGACGCTGGGCCATCTGCTTAGCCAGCAATAAAATACTGCGCAGCTTGGGCGAATCAGGCAGATAGGTATCGCGATCAACTTCCTGCATCGTGCCATAGCCGGTTAGACTTTCGATTTCTTCACGAATATCATCGCTGGTGACGTTAAACTGATTCAAAACACGGCCCGCAATACTATTGGAAACCATGCTCAACGCCAGCAGCAGATGCTCGGTTCCCACGGCCTGATGCTTAAAGTAGTGTGCCTGTTCCTGGGCAATCTGCAAAACGTTTTGCGCGCTTCGGGTGTATGAATTATTGTCCATTAAATCACCGTCTCTTTCTCTTTTAGCTTTCAAAACGCAGCCGGTTCAACAGTGAAGTCAAAACCCGGGCCCGCAGCTGATTTTCTTTAACCCGACTATCCAGTTTCAAGGTTTGTTTAGCGACCATTACCATCATTAAATCACCTTCTCGTCGCGTGATGACTTTTTCTTCATATAAAGTTCGAATCACGTCGAAGGCATCCCGTTCACTGATTGAGTCGCCAATTGCATTGATCAGCATATCCAAGACATCGACATCATCCAATAGATTGATGCGTTCAATGCGAATATAGCCGCCACCGCCACGTTTGCTTTGAACCAGGTAGCCATTTTGCAGGGTGAAGCGAGTTTTAATTACATAATTGATCTGTGATGGTACCACATCGAAATGGTTGGCCACTTCTGAACGACGTATCTCAATCTGCTCTGAGTTGCCAAGAATTTCTTTAAGATAAGCTTCAATAATATCTGAAATACTGCGGTCTTCCAAAATTTCGCCCCCTCTTTCTTTATCTGACTAATGTTGACCTTAATTTTATCATATATATCCATAAAATTCCGATTTTAAATAAAAAAACTCATCGCTGCAAAACAACGATGAGCCTTAAATTTTAGATTGCTAAGATCAGCTTGCCTTAGCCGTTATTCAATTATTTGTTGTGTACAAAGTCAACGACGTTCCGGCCAACTACTTTGTTGTCCTTAAGTTCTTGAATCATGTCGTTGATTTCTTCCAGCTTGCGGGTCTTAACGATTGGGTGAACCTTGCCTTCAGCACCAAATTGGAAGCATTCAGCCAGGTCTTGACGCGTACCAACCAGTGAACCAGCAACAACGATCCCATCCAGAACCGTCTTGGCAATATTCAATTGCATGTCACCCTTTGGCAGAGCAACGGCAACCAACTTGCCATCTGGACGCAGGGAACCAACAGCTTGGTCAAAGGCAGCTGGCGTAACGGCCGTAACAACAGCTGCGTGAACGCCACCAACCTTTTCTTGGATCTGTTCGTCAACATTGCCATCATGACGGTTGATCAGAAGTTCAGCGCCTTCCTTCTTGGCAGCTTCCAGTTTGTCAGGGTTACCATCAACGGCAACAACGTGAGCACCAAATACGTTGTGAGCAAATTGAATCCCCAGGTTACCCAGACCACCAGCACCAACGATTGATACCCATTGACCTGGCTTGATGCCGGAAACCTTCAGTGCCTTGTACATCGTAACGCCGGCACAGGTCAGAGAAGTTGCCTCAACTGGGTCCAGGCCTTCTGGTACCTTAACTGCATAATCAGCAGGAACGATGCATTGTTGAGCCATAGCACCATCAGCAGTGTAGCCGGCGTTCAAAACGTTGCGGCAAAGCGTTTCACGACCCGTCAGACAGTACTCACAGTGGCCACAGCCCTTAAAAAACCAAGCAATTGATACGCGATCGCCAACTTTCAAGCTGGTAACGCCAGGAGCAACCTTAGATACGCGGCCAACACCTTCGTGACCAATGATCGTACCAGGCTTCTTGCCAAAATCGCCGGCAGCAACGTGCAGGTCGGTGTGGCAAAGACCACAGTATTCCATGTCGACCAGTGCTTCACCTGGCTTCAGATCACGCAGCGTAACGTCCTTAACGTCAACGAAGCCATCACAATTTTCACGAATAACAGCAGCTTTCATAGAGCAAAATCTCCTTTGCAATCATTAGATTTCCTTTACAGCCCCTATCTTAGCAGATTCATATCGATTTGGAAAGTGAACGTTTGCACATTTAACCTAGACCACTGGATTTAAAAACCGTTTCCCTACCGATGCAAAAGGCTTCACAGCCATCTAAAGCACTTTCAAAATTATTTTTCGCTTGTGCAGATTTAAACTTATCAAAAATAAGTAAAGGCTTTCATCATCTGAATAGCCCAAACTTGATTACAATGCTAATTTTGATTTTTTAGATAATAATGAATATAATGTTCAGTTTTATTTTTCCAAGGTTGTCTCGATACGGCTGGCGGATTATCATAATGTTACCGCTACCAAAATATCACGGAGGAATTAACTATGGAACAAACTTTTGTCAACGGCAAGGTATTTGTCGGTACCAGCGAAACTGATTTTGTCTCTGCCTTTAAAGTTAAAGATGGCCGCATCAGCTGGATTGGGCAGACTGAACAGGTTGA
This region includes:
- a CDS encoding TetR/AcrR family transcriptional regulator; the encoded protein is MKRAEQLAKTRQAILKTATTLFLQKGFSGASTRDIAKQIGITQPALYHHFNDKEVLYLAVLTNLCSKVRQDINKVMRKQQIDPEERLYGITEVLRKHHPLNVYDQYQEAKRELSESAQRKLDMLFTMDYLEPIADFFKLPEVRLRPDLLPKEAAELFIADLSPIFKSFQPIGGHAISEEQRTKLILSCILRGLTVSATTSEK
- a CDS encoding ATP-dependent Clp protease ATP-binding subunit, which gives rise to MDNNSYTRSAQNVLQIAQEQAHYFKHQAVGTEHLLLALSMVSNSIAGRVLNQFNVTSDDIREEIESLTGYGTMQEVDRDTYLPDSPKLRSILLLAKQMAQRLQAPQIGTEHLLLALLSDDAILSSRILSNLDVNPKQARRILLRRLGIAENQQRRAPRRRPGENDGSDGEVQGTPTLDKLARDLTQIARSDGMDPVVGRDREIKRVIQILSRRTKNNPVLIGEPGVGKTAIAEGLAERIVAGRVPEELADKRLMMLDMGSLVAGTKYRGEFEDRLKKIINEIYHDGHVILFIDELHTLVGAGGAEGAIDASNILKPALARGELQTIGATTLDEYQKYIESDAALERRFATVQVEEPTAEDALAILKGLRPKYEEHHHVKIDDEALEAAVKLSTRYLTSRFLPDKAIDLMDEAAAMVRIEAEEQSSPLANEQAQLRKLGEEKEQAIEQQDFDRAAQLRQAELTIKARLAQEEEQRQKQADQYQLHVTGEDIAKVVAEWTGVPLTQLQKTESDRLINLERVLHQRVIGQDEAVSAIARSIRRARSGLKDPNRPIGSFMFLGPTGVGKTELAKALAEAMFGSESNMIRVDMSEYMEKYSVSRLIGAAPGYVGYDEGGQLTEKVRQHPYSVVLLDEAEKAHPDVFNLLLQVLDDGYLTDSKGRRVDFRNTILIMTSNLGATQLQDEKTVGFGAADMTTDYQAMSAAIKQQLKLHFRPEFLNRIDETIIFHSLNPKELHQIVKLLANKVKQRMAERDIKVRFTPGAIDVIAKAGYDPEYGARPLRRSLQNLVEDPLSEALLAGAVQTGDEVVIGSHQGKITLKDKRGDAKPELIALP
- a CDS encoding CtsR family transcriptional regulator — encoded protein: MEDRSISDIIEAYLKEILGNSEQIEIRRSEVANHFDVVPSQINYVIKTRFTLQNGYLVQSKRGGGGYIRIERINLLDDVDVLDMLINAIGDSISERDAFDVIRTLYEEKVITRREGDLMMVMVAKQTLKLDSRVKENQLRARVLTSLLNRLRFES
- the adhP gene encoding alcohol dehydrogenase AdhP; this encodes MKAAVIRENCDGFVDVKDVTLRDLKPGEALVDMEYCGLCHTDLHVAAGDFGKKPGTIIGHEGVGRVSKVAPGVTSLKVGDRVSIAWFFKGCGHCEYCLTGRETLCRNVLNAGYTADGAMAQQCIVPADYAVKVPEGLDPVEATSLTCAGVTMYKALKVSGIKPGQWVSIVGAGGLGNLGIQFAHNVFGAHVVAVDGNPDKLEAAKKEGAELLINRHDGNVDEQIQEKVGGVHAAVVTAVTPAAFDQAVGSLRPDGKLVAVALPKGDMQLNIAKTVLDGIVVAGSLVGTRQDLAECFQFGAEGKVHPIVKTRKLEEINDMIQELKDNKVVGRNVVDFVHNK